One stretch of Girardinichthys multiradiatus isolate DD_20200921_A chromosome 2, DD_fGirMul_XY1, whole genome shotgun sequence DNA includes these proteins:
- the cnot1 gene encoding CCR4-NOT transcription complex subunit 1 yields MNLDSLSLALSQISYLVDNLTKKNYRASQQEIQHIVNRHGPEADRHLLRCLFSHVDFSGDGKSSGKDFHQTQFLIQECVSLISKPNFISTLCYAIDNPLHYQKSLKPSAHLFTQLSKVLKLSKVQEVIFGLALLNSSNTDLRGFAAQFIKQKLPDILRSYVDADLGGNQEGGFQDIPIEVLHLLLSHLLFGQKGACGVGQEQIDAFLKTLCRDFPQERCPVVLAPLLYPEKRDIPMDRILADSGDLAKTIMESSLADFIQEVGYGFCASLDECRNIILQYGLREVTASQVARVLGMMARTHSGLSDGIPLQSISAPGSGLWSDGKDKSDGSQAHTWNVEVLIDIFKELNPNLNFKEVTYELDHPGFIIRDSKGLQIVVYGIQRGLGMEVFPVDLIYRPWKHAEGQLSFVQHSLMNPDVFCFADYPCHTVVIDLLKAPPEDDNREIATWKSLDLVESLLRLSEVGQYEQVKQLFNFPIKHCPDMLVLALLQISTSWHTLRHELISTLMPIFLGNHPNSAIILHYAWHGQGQSPSIRQLIMHSMAEWYMRGEQYDQAKLSRILDVAQDLKSLSMLLNGTPFAFVIDLAALASRREYLKLDKWLTDKIREHGEPFIQACVTFLKRRCPSIMGGLAPDKDQPKSAQLPPETLATMLACLQSCAGSVSQELSETILTMVANRSNVMNKARQPPPGVMPKGRAPSTSSLDAISPVQMDTLTGISSLSLGSTATSHTQSMQCFATSLSSALSNPLSPSKAFPPLPNPNPSTPFGVHSSISSQLPGMDSGIGSSIGSSLGMSSVSTDPFGTRKMSTPGLNPPTFQQTDLSQVWPEANQHFSKEIDDEANSYFQRIYNHPPHPTMSVDEVLEMLQRFKDSTIKREREVFNCMLRNLFEEYRFFPQYPDKELHITACLFGGIIEKGLVTYMALGLALRYVLEALRKPFGSKMYYFGIAALDRFKNRLKDYPQYCQHLASIAHFLQFPHHLQEYIEYGQQSRDPPVKMQGSITTPGSLALAQVQAQSQPPPSLKAPQPGQPSTLVTTTTTTTTAAKTGTISRPTASTFKKDMPPSINTTNIDTLLVATDQTERIVEPPENVQEKIAFIFNNLSQSNMTQKVEELKETVKEEFMPWVSQYLVMKRVSIEPNFHSLYSNFLDTLKNPEFVKMVLNETYRNIKVLLTSDKAAANFSDRSLLKNLGHWLGMITLAKNKPILYTDLELKSLLLEAYVKGQQELLYVVPFVAKVLESSLRSMVFRPQNPWTMAIMNVLAELHQEHDLKLNLKFEIEVLCKNLSLDINELKPGNLLKDKDKLKNLEEQLSAPKKEAKPPEEILPPSTTGDFVPFAATPTTPAATTTTCTTTGPPTPQFSYHDINVYALAGLAPHINININIALLQAHPQLKQCVRQSVERAVQELVHPVVDRSIKIAMTTCEQIIRKDFALDSEESRMRVAAHHMMRNLTAGMAMITCREPLLMSIATNLKNSFAAALRAPTPQQREMMEEAAARIAQDNCELACCFIQKTAVEKAGPEMDKRLATEFELRKHARQEGRRYCDPVVLTYQAERMPEQIRLKVGGVDPKQLAVYEEFARNIPGFLPSNDLSQPTGFLAQPMKQQAWATDDVAQIYDKCITDLEQHLHAIPSTLTMNPLTLGLRNLLEAVVLARTSRDGIAALGLLQKAVEGLLDATSGADADLLLRYRECHLLVLKALQDGRAYGPQWCNKQITRCLIECRDEYKYNVEAVELLIRNHLVNMQQYDVHLAQSMENGLHYMAVAFAMQLVKLLLVDERSVSHVTEADLFQTIEILMRTCAHSRANAPEGLPQLMDVVRSNYEAMIDRAHGGPNFMMHSGISQASEYDDPPGLREKAEYLLREWVNLYHSAAAGRDSTKAFSAFVGQMHQQGILKTDDLITRFFRLCTEMCVEISYRAQAEQQHNPAASVAIIRAKCYHNLDAFVRLIALLVKHSGEATNTVTKINLLNKVLGIVVGVLIQDHDVRHTDFQQLPYHRIFIMLLLELNAPEHVLETINFQTLTAFCNTFHILRPTKAPGFVYAWLELISHRIFIARMLAHTPQQKGWPMYAQLLIDLFKYLAPFLRNVELNKPMQILYKGTLRVLLVLLHDFPEFLCDYHYGFCDVIPPNCIQLRNLILSAFPRNMRLPDPFTPNLKVDMLSEINIAPRILTNFTGVMPSQFKKDLDSYLKTRSPVTFLSELRSNLQVSNEPGNRYNIQLINALVLYVGTQAIAHIHNKGSTPSMSTITHSAHMDIFQNLAVDLDTEGRYLFLNAIANQLRYPNSHTHYFSCTMLYLFAEANTEAIQEQITRVLLERLIVNRPHPWGLLITFIELIKNPAFKFWSHDFVHCAPEIEKLFQSVAQCCMGQKQAQQVMEGTGAS; encoded by the exons ATGAATCTTGACTCGCTCTCGCTGGCTTTGTCTCAAATCAGTTATCTGGTGGAcaatttaacaaagaaaaactaCAGAGCCAGCCAGCAAGAAATACAGCAT ATTGTAAATCGTCACGGTCCTGAGGCAGACAGGCATTTACTACGCTGTCTCTTCTCCCATGTGGATTTTAGTGGCGATGGTAAAAGCAGTGGCAAGGACTTTCACCAG ACACAATTTCTGATTCAGGAGTGTGTATCGCTGATATCAAAGCCAAACTTTATCTCTACTCTCTGTTACGCCATCGACAATCCCCTGCACTACCAGAAG AGTTTGAAGCCATCTGCCCACCTGTTTACTCAACTGAGTAAAGTACTTAAACTCAGCAAGGTTCAAGAG GTAATTTTTGGCCTTGCTTTGCTTAACTCCAGCAACACAGATCTTCGGGGATTCG cTGCACAGTTCATCAAGCAGAAACTTCCCGATATTCTGCGGTCATACGTTGACGCAGATCTCGGAGGAAACCAAGAAGGTGGCTTCCAAGACATTCCCATAGAGGTGTTGCACCTGCTGCTCTCCCATCTACTGTTTGGACAGAAGGGAGCCTGTGGGGTTGGGCAGGAGCAGATTGACGCCTTCCTCAAGACACTTTGCCGAG ATTTCCCCCAGGAGCGCTGTCCTGTGGTGCTCGCACCACTGCTGTACCCTGAAAAACGGGACATTCCCATGGACAGGATCTTAGCAGACTCCGGGGACTTAGCTAAGACCATCATGGAGAGTTCTCTTGCAGACTTCATTCAGGAAGTTGGTTATGGCTTTTGTGCCAG TCTTGATGAATGCAGGAACATAATCCTCCAGTATGGTTTGAGAGAGGTGACGGCCAGCCAGGTAGCCAGGGTTCTGGGAATGATGGCTCGTACACACTCCGGCCTATCTGATGGTATCCCACTTCAG TCCATCTCTGCTCCAGGAAGTGGACTTTGGAGTGATGGGAAGGATAAGAGCGACGGTTCACAGGCACATACGTGGAATGTTGAGGTCCTCATTGACATCTTCAAAGAACTG AATCCTAACCTGAACTTCAAAGAGGTGACGTATGAACTGGACCACCCTGGATTTATAATCCGGGATAGTAAAGGCCTGCAGATCGTGGTGTATGGGATCCAACGAGGGCTAGGGATGGAGGTCTTCCCTGTGGACCTAATTTACCGTCCGTGGAAGCATGCTGAGGGACAG TTGTCGTTTGTTCAGCACTCCCTGATGAACCCAGATGTGTTCTGCTTTGCTGACTACCCCTGTCACACTGTGGTCATTGACCTCCTGAAAGCCCCACCTGAGGATGACAACAGGGAGATTGCTACATG GAAAAGTCTGGACTTGGTGGAGAGTCTTCTCAGACTCTCTGAGGTTGGGCAATACGAGCAGGTGAAGCAGCTCTTCAATTTTCCAATCAAGCACTGCCCGGACATGTTGGTGTTGGCACTACTGCAGATCTCCACCTCCTGGCACACGTTACGCCATGAGCTCATTTCCACTCTCATGCCAATCTTTCTGGGCAACCACCCCAACTCTGCCATTATTCTGCACTATGCGTGGCATGGACAG GGGCAGTCTCCTTCCATTCGTCAGCTGATTATGCATTCAATGGCTGAGTGGTACATGAGAGGGGAGCAATATGACCAGGCCAAGCTGTCTCGTATCCTGGATGTGGCCCAGGACCTaaag TCTCTCTCGATGCTGCTGAATGGTACTCCATTTGCCTTTGTCATTGACCTCGCTGCACTTGCCTCCCGCCGTGAATACCTCAAACTTGATAAATGGCTGACTGACAAAATCCGAGAGCATGGG GAACCGTTTATCCAGGCATGTGTTACATTTCTGAAGAGACGCTGCCCATCCATCATGGGAGGTCTGGCTCCTGACAAAGACCAGCCCAAAAGTGCCCAGCTACCCCCAGAGACTTTAGCCACCATGCTTGCCTGTTTGCAGTCATGTGCTGG GAGCGTGTCCCAGGAATTGTCGGAGACGATCCTCACCATGGTTGCCAATCGTAGCAACGTAATGAATAAAGCTCGGCAGCCTCCACCAGGAGTGATGCCAAAGGGGCGCGCCCCAAGCACCAGCAGCCTGGATGCCATCTCACCTGTACAG ATGGACACTCTGACCGGCATAAGCTCCTTGAGTCTGGGCAGCACCGCCACCTCCCACACTCAGAGCATGCAGTGCTTCGCCACCTCACTGAGCTCAGCTCTCAGTAATCCTCTGTCCCCTTCAAAGGCCTTCCCACCTCTTCCAAACCCTAACCCCAGCACACCTTTTGGGGTTCATAGCAGTATCAGTTCACAGCTTCCTGGCATGGACTCTG GTATCGGCTCCAGCATTGGCTCCAGTCTGGGAATGTCATCAGTAAGCACGGATCCTTTTGGCACCAGGAAGATGAGCACACCTGGCTTGAACCCTCCTACCTTTCAGCAGA CTGATCTCTCTCAGGTGTGGCCAGAGGCTAACCAGCACTTTAGTAAGGAGATTGACGATGAAGCAAACAGTTACTTCCAGCGTATCTACAACCACCCACCTCACCCGACCATGTCTGTGGACGAA GTGTTGGAGATGCTTCAGAGGTTTAAGGACTCGACCATCAAGCGAGAACGAGAGGTGTTCAATTGCATGCTTCGAAACTTATTTGAGGAATACAGATTCTTCCCTCAGTACCCAGACAAAGAACTGCACATAACTGCCTGCCTCTTTGGTGGCATTATTGAGAAGGGTCTCGTCACCTACATGGCGCTGGGTCTGGCCCTGCGATACGTTCTGGAAGCCTTGCGCAAACCATTCGGAtccaaaatgtattattttggaATTGCTGCACTGGATAGATTCAAAAACAG ACTTAAAGACTACCCTCAGTATTGTCAACATCTGGCCTCAATTGCTCACTTCTTGCAGTTTCCTCACCATTTACAAGAG TACATCGAATATGGCCAACAGTCACGGGACCCTCCGGTGAAGATGCAGGGATCCATCACTACACCTGGAAGTCTCGCTCTGGCCCAGGTTCAGGCCCAGTCCCAGCCGCCTCCCAGCCTCAAAGCCCCACAGCCAGGCCAACCCAGCACCCTcgtcaccaccaccaccacaacAACCACTGCAGCCAAAACGGGCACCATCTCAAGGCCCACAGCCAGCACCTTCAAGAAGGATATGCCT CCTTCCATAAACACTACTAACATCGACACGCTGCTGGTGGCCACCGATCAAACAGAACGGATTGTAGAACCTCCAGAGAATGTCCAAGAGAAGATTGCTTTTATCTTCAATAACCTTTCTCAGTCCAACATGACACAGAAG gttgaagagttgaaggaaaccgtAAAGGAAGAGTTTATGCCATGGGTGTCTCAGTACCTCGTGATGAAGCGTGTCAGCATTGAGCCAAACTTTCACAGTTTGTATTCCAACTTTTTGGACACGCTCAAAAACCCCGAGTTTGTCAAGATGGTTCTCAATGAAACTTACAGAAATATCAAG GTCCTTCTAACCTCTGACAAGGCAGCTGCTAACTTCTCTGACCGCTCCCTGCTGAAGAACCTTGGCCACTGGTTGGGCATGATTACACTGGCCAAAAACAAGCCTATCCTCTACACA GACCTGGAACTCAAATCTCTGTTACTAGAAGCCTATGTGAAAGGCCAGCAGGAGCTCCTTTATGTGGTTCCCTTTGTGGCCAAGGTCTTGGAGTCTAGTCTACGGAGCATG GTCTTCAGGCCTCAGAACCCTTGGACCATGGCCATTATGAATGTTCTCGCTGAGCTCCATCAGGAGCATGACCTCAAG TTGAACTTGAAGTTTGAGATTGAAGTTCTGTGTAAGAACTTGTCTCTGGACATCAATGAGCTGAAGCCAGGAAACCTGCTGAAGGACAAAGACAAGCTGAAGAACCTGGAGGAGCAACTATCTGCACCAAAGAAAGAAGCAAAGCCACCAGAGGAGATCTTGCCACCTTCTACCACAG GAGACTTTGTTCCATTTGCAGCTACTCCGACAACCCCAGCTGCTACCACAACCACGTGCACCACCACTGGGCCTCCCACTCCGCAGTTCAGTTACCATGACATCAATGTGTACGCCCTGGCAGGCCTGGCTCCACATATCAATATAAATATCAAT ATCGCTCTGCTGCAGGCTCATCCTCAGCTCAAACAGTGCGTACGTCAGTCTGTGGAGCGAGCGGTCCAGGAGCTTGTGCACCCAGTAGTGGACCGTTCCATCAAAATTGCAATGACGACATGTGAGCAGATCATCAGGAAGGACTTTGCCCTGGATTCAGAGGAGTCTCGCATGCGTGTGGCTGCCCACCACATGATGAGAAACCTGACGGCTGGCATGGCCATGATCACGTGCCGCGAGCCTCTGCTGATGAGCATCGCCACCAACCTAAAGAACAGCTTTGCTGCTGCACTCAGG GCTCCAACCCCACAGCAAAGAGAAATGATGGAAGAGGCAGCAGCCAGGATTGCTCAGGACAACTGTGAACTGGCTTGTTGCTTCATTCAGAAAACAGCTGTGGAAAAGGCTGGACCTGAAATGGACAAGAGACTAGCCACG GAGTTTGAACTGAGGAAGCATGCACGCCAGGAAGGACGCCGCTACTGTGATCCTGTCGTTCTGACCTACCAGGCTGAGCGGATGCCCGAACAGATCAGACTCAAG GTGGGAGGAGTTGACCCTAAACAGCTGGCTGTTTATGAGGAGTTTGCGAGGAACATTCCAGGTTTCTTACCGAGCAACGATCTCTCCCAACCCACTGGCTTCCTGGCTCAGCCCATGAAG CAACAGGCCTGGGCCACTGATGACGTGGCTCAGATCTACGATAAATGCATCACAGACTTGGAGCAGCACCTTCATGCCATTCCTTCAACTCTCACCATGAACCCTCTGACCCTGGGCCTGCGAAACCTACTGGAAGCGGTGGTTTTGGCACGAACCTCCAGGGATGGCATCGCTGCACTAGGCCTCCTGCAGAAG GCTGTTGAAGGTCTCCTGGATGCTACCAGTGGGGCGGATGCTGACTTGCTGCTTCGCTACAGAGAGTGCCACTTGTTGGTGCTGAAAGCCCTGCAGGACGGACGGGCCTATGGACCACAGTGGTGCAATAAGCAGATTACCAG GTGTCTGATTGAATGCCGCGATGAATACAAATATAACGTGGAAGCAGTGGAGCTTCTGATCAGGAACCATCTGGTCAACATGCAGCAGTATGATGTGCACCTGGCACAG tcaatGGAAAACGGACTGCACTACATGGCGGTCGCTTTCGCCATGCAGTTGGTGAAGCTGCTGCTGGTCGACGAACGCAGCGTGAGCCACGTCACTGAAGCGGACCTCTTCCAGACGATTGAGATTCTGATGAGAACCTGTGCACACTCCAGAGCCAACGCGCCAGAGGG GCTTCCCCAGCTGATGGATGTTGTTCGCTCCAATTATGAAGCCATGATTGACCGGGCCCATGGAGGACCCAACTTCATGATGCACTCTGGGATCTCCCAGGCTTCAGAATACGATGATCCTCCAGGTCTGAGGGAGAAGGCAGAGTACCTCCTGAGGGAGTGGGTCAACCTGTATCACTCAGCTGCAGCTGGCCGGGACAGCACCAAAGCTTTCTCTGCCTTTGTCGGCCAG ATGCACCAGCAGGGCATTCTGAAGACCGACGACCTGATCACGCGGTTCTTCCGGCTGTGCACAGAAATGTGCGTGGAGATCAGCTATCGAGCACAGGCCGAACAGCAGCACAACCCAGCAGCCAGCGTAGCCATCATCAGAGCCAAATGTTACCACAACCTGGATGCCTTCGTCAGGCTCATAGCCCTACTTGTCAAGCACTCTGGAGAGGCCACTAACACCGTGACAAAGATCAACCTTCTCAACAAG GTCCTGGGGATTGTTGTCGGCGTGCTGATCCAGGACCACGATGTTCGTCACACGGACTTCCAGCAGCTGCCGTATCATCGCATTTTTATCATGCTGCTGTTGGAGCTCAATGCCCCCGAACACGTCCTGGAGACCATCAACTTTCAGACCCTAACTGCCTTCTG CAACACCTTCCACATCCTGAGACCCACTAAAGCTCCTGGCTTCGTGTACGCCTGGCTGGAACTGATCTCCCATCGCATCTTCATCGCCAGGATGCTCGCACACACGCCCCAGCAGAAG GGTTGGCCCATGTACGCACAGCTGCTGATTGACCTCTTTAAGTATCTGGCCCCCTTCCTGAGGAATGTAGAGCTCAACAAACCTATGCAAATCCTCTACAAG GGAACACTGCGGGTGCTTCTGGTCCTGCTGCATGACTTCCCAGAGTTCCTCTGTGATTACCATTATGGCTTCTGTGACGTTATCCCACCCAACTGCATTCAGCTCCGCAACCTTATCCTCAGTGCCTTCCCCCGCAACATGAGGCTCCCGGACCCTTTCACGCCCAACTTAAAG GTGGACATGCTGAGTGAGATAAACATCGCTCCCCGTATCCTCACCAACTTCACAGGCGTCATGCCGTCTCAGTTCAAGAAGGATCTGGACTCCTACCTGAAGACGCGCTCTCCTGTGACTTTCCTGTCTGAGCTGCGCAGCAACCTGCAG GTGTCGAACGAACCAGGGAACCGCTACAACATCCAGCTGATCAATGCTTTAGTGTTGTATGTTGGCACACAGGCCATCGCTCACATCCACAACAAGGGCAGCACCCCATCTATGAGCACCATCACccactctgcacacatggacaTCTTCCAGAACCTGGCTGTGGACCTGGACACTGAAG GGCGGTATTTGTTCCTGAACGCAATCGCCAATCAGCTGCGATACCCCAACAGTCATACTCACTACTTCAGCTGCACCATGCTCTACCTGTTTGCTGAGGCCAACACTGAGGCCATTCAGGAGCAGATCACGAG GGTTCTATTGGAAAGGCTGATTGTGAACCGGCCTCACCCGTGGGGTCTTCTGATCACCTTCATTGAGCTGATCAAGAATCCTGCCTTCAAGTTCTGGAGTCACGACTTTGTACACTGTGCCCCTGAGATTGAAAA GTTGTTCCAGTCTGTGGCTCAGTGCTGCATGGGGCAGAAGCAAGCCCAGCAAGTGATGGAGGGCACTGGTGCCAGCTAA